A window of Salvia splendens isolate huo1 unplaced genomic scaffold, SspV2 ctg271, whole genome shotgun sequence genomic DNA:
CTGGCAATCAGGCAATTGGCCTACGGCActtcggcagacatgtgggacgaatacctccacatcggtgagacgactaccctcgaatgtatgaagtatttctgtcaaggcgtgattgaagtattcggtgatcagtatcttcgAAAGCCTACCTCCGAAGATTGCCaggatctgctgcggatgcaagGGGAGCAGCATGGgttccgggaatgttaggcagcatagattgtatgcattgggagtggaagtactgtcccgctgcctggaaggggttctacacgaccggctacaagggaaagaatcccacgatgatcctcgagccgtagctgattaccggctgtggatttggcatgcgtattttgggatagccggttcgaacaacgacctaaacgtcctcaactcgtcgccccttttcaacgagtagtgccagggcgtcggtccggccatcagttttgtcgccgacagcaaccagcatgatatgggctactacttggcggatgtgatataccctaggtggtccgtctttgtgaagacgatccggtgcgcatcagatgcgaagaagacctactttgcgacgcggcaggagtcggcgcgaaaggacgtggagcgcgcatttggtgtgcttcaggcgcgatgggctgcagttaagggaccaacgcgtttgtggcatgtcgactgcattgcgatataatgtacgcctgtattatcatgcacatcatgattgtcgaagatgaaggtgtacaactgactgattgagccaatgacgatgatgaagccggtccaagccacggcgtcgccgccgccaacgtacgaggtggggtacctcacgatgaagaagccctcctccaagcacatgccgacatgcgtcagacggaggctcatattcgactccaaaatgatttaattgaagagttgtgggcgcggaggattggaagacattagtttttatttaaatttatgtaattttttaaatgtattttttttaaattattgtactttttgaaattttaatagtattattcaattttcctgtttttatttcgtaaattaaattccgtatgttgctgcaattgtaaattaaatttatataattgttattagtgatgtggataggctatgtgagggctatttgatgtccaattgcatgtccagatgatgtggcatgaggattttagtgctggatgatgtggcagtgggaaggctatgtgagggctatgggAGGTCCtagaccattgtggatgctctgaatGGACAAGATAGATTTTcacacattggagaaagcaaaATTGGGTAACACCCTAAAAGATTCATGCCACTTTGATTAATGATTATTACATATCAAAACAGTATTTAGGCTAATCGACGAAACGATGTAATCTTAGTGTAGTATTTCTATGGTTCCGGACAAAAATAGGGAAATGAATCTCAAGAATATTATCAAGGTGGAGAGTTGGGTGATGAGATCAATGGCCCTTCTTTCCCTTTGAGCTAGAGAGATGAGGAAACACATCCAAAATGTTGTGAGCTATCAAATCTTGCCTTGTCAAGATCCCAACGACTGGGAAGACCTACGAGTTGATCAATAACAAACAGGTCAGCATTaaatttttgtcaaattttatGAAAGAAAAAGGATTAGATTTTGTTGAATTGTGGTAACTTACTCCTGCAGCTTGATACTTGGGCAGAATGAGCATGTGCCGGAGCCCGACTTGCCGGAACAGCACCAGAGCCTTGGCAACGGACATGCTCTCAACAACGGTGTACGGGGTCATGTTGGTCAATGGGTGCAGGTCGATGTACATAGCCATCTCGGCCTTGGTCACGGTCACCTCCTGTATGGTTGTGCCCCTCTCAGCAAGGTCGATGGACGTGAACTCTTTCCATACCTCCCAGTCCTCTGTCCTCCGTGGCTCGGGCAGGAACCACTTCTTCTTGAGGGCTAGTATGAGGTGAGCTCTCAAGATAAGCCCGTGTAGCTCGTTGGCACCGTTTGGTGACGAGCCTAGTGGAGGATTGATGGTGATCCCGCTGTCCACGACCGGGAACCCGTTGTGTGTCGTGTTTTTCAGGACCTCGACTATCCGTCCCACCCTCTCGACCCCGCTGAGGGTGACGACTGCTGGCTTGACATCAGCTAGCTCGCCCACTGTTATGTTCCTCATCCATGGCTCAGGGTTTGCATCCAAGAAAGGCAGCCCTTTCAGCTCAAGGATTATCTCGTAGATGCTCGGGTTGAAGCAGTCTCCGACAGTCTTTGAGATGAGCAAGACAAGCATTGTAATTGGGAGCAAGAGGAGGTTGTTGGTCAGCTCAAGGAAGATGACACAGAGGGAGACTGTCATTCTCATTGATCCAGCCATGAGAGAGGCGGCTCCAAGAACCGCATATAGCCCTTGATCGATCTTCGTGTAGGGTGCCATGGCAAGGCCGAGCATCCGCCCGTAGGCCGACCCCATCAAAATGATTGGGAGGAAAAGACCAGATGGAACAGCAATGCCAAAGGTGATCAGCCCTAATACGCAATACAATGCAAAGAATATGACCAGGGAAACAATGTTGAACTCTGATGCAGTGTTTATGGAGAAGATGTTCCTCACTGCATCGTCGTTCGTTGTGAGGAGAAGTGTGGCAAGATCGTTGTAGTGCCCTTTCGGGCAGTTGAACTGCTTGAAGTTCCCTTCCCTGCCAGTCGAGGGGCATGAAGAGTCAAGCAGGGAGGGATCACAGGGTCGGCACTGTGCAAGGAACGGTAGCCCATAGAGGCATACGGAAGTGAAAATGGAGACACTCAATGCAAGGAGAAGCTTATGCATCTTTCCATTCCTGTGAAAGAAACACGAAAAACAAGAGCCGaggtttaatatgtgatatgcgGGCCAAAAGGCAACCGAGCGCTTGCCCTAATGGAGAGATGGATAGAGATCTTACTTATTGATGACATTGTAGACCTTGAGAACTTTGTGAAGAGTATAGTTGTAAAGACTTCCTAAAAGGCCACCAAGAACTCCTATCACAGCCACAGGGATGAGGTCCGCAGCATGATACGTCACCTCAACACCACTCACGTCGAACATGATAAGCCCTCCGTGCCCGAACAGGCCACAGTAGCCTGACTTGCAGGTCTCAATCGCGGCCCTAAGTACCACCACCACGACCGCTGTACTGAAGAAGGTCCTCCACAGGAGCGCACTCCTCCACCATGTGGCCACCTCCTCGAGGGCGAAGAGGACCCCACCAACTGGCGCCCGGAAAGCAGCACAGACTCCGGATGAGGAACCACACGTGATCAGATCACGCCTGTCCCTATCGTTGTTGAAGTACCTCAGCCAACGCCATTTTACCTGATAGTTGTCTGGCCCGCCTTGCCCTAACAGCGAAGCAATGCAGCTTCCAATGTGCACCAGAGGCCCCTCTTTCCCGAGATCTAGCCCTGCAGAAACAGCTCCGATGCTTCCAATAATCTATAAACGACAAAAAACAGCAGCAAATATTTAGTTCCAAGGTACTAGTATATCAGAACTTCTATTCTATTGATCATAGTCAAGAAATTTGCACACATCATACATCAAACTAGTTacattttcaatcatataaGATATAATTTTCTGTAATCTTAAATTTTTATGGCAAAGGTAGAGCACCTTAACAATCAATGTTGTAGCACCAAACATATCAGGAGTGTCAATTCCATTGAGATAGGCTTTAATCTCAGGAATTCCTGGGCCAGCTGCTGTAGGTGCAAAGAAAACACAGAGAAGTGCAGCTACCAATGTAAGAAAAAAATTTGCTCCAGCCATGACAAGAAATCCCATTATATAtctgcaaaaataaaatatttctacaTCACACAACTTTCTTACACAGCAATGATCAAGAATCTGCCCAAAGCAGAAAAATTAGGTACAAACTTGAATAATACCTCTCTTCATCTATGTATTTGACCACAGCTAGAAGTTTGTATCCAGCTATATTCTCAACAGCAAGATTAATCAAAGTTGCTATCCCCCCAGTGAGAAGCCCAACCAAGAATGCCAGCAGCCATTTCATTAGTATATACTGCAACACTTGAACTTTTGATCTGCTTCTCCAATCATGCTTGAACAAATCATTCTCATTGATCCTAATACCAAAAACCCACATTATATTTTCTTAAAGAAAATCATTTAGAGAGATCTTTCATAGTCCcacaaccaaattcaataaaaaaatcaaaacttgcAAAGTGGGATTTCCTCAAAAATCTTTAACTCCCACTCACGATTGAAACAACACCACATGCTAAAATTTCAAGAAATCAAAGACTTGTGTAAATGAGAATGGCTTACTCATAATCCAAGCTCTCAATATGGGAAACCTTGGTTCCAACAATGGCAAGTGGGCTTGATGAGAGGGTTCGGTTTCTCTTGAGCAGAGGCTGGTGAAGATCATTGCTTTCTGGGTCATTAAAACCATCAATTTCTTCTTGTTGACTTCTTTCTATGCTTTCTGCCTCTGATTCGGCAATTCTGTTGAGCTCCTCCATCAGCTTCAGTGGCCGAAGCAGATGAGAGAGGGAATGAGATGTATCCGAGTAGGATATACCAGAAATCGCGGTTGCAAATGGAAATGCGTTGTTTCCACTTTTTCCACTGATTTTGGAatatatacacaaataaatataggTGCCTAGGACGTTTTGGGCAGTGGACAAAATTGTTTTCTTGCAAAGGATGATTGTGTTTTTGTGATTAATTATTTTGTCGGAAAGCGctcttaaatatttaattaaaaactgtAATTACGCTGGTTTTTATCCATATACAAATTGGCTTTTGGAATTTGTAAATCACACATACCCCTTgaaaattatttcaatttttttaggatttaatgtGAAAATCATTCGGAGAAAGAGTTTTGATAAAGTAGATTGATTGTTAAGGTTAATTAATGATCTATGATTTGGAGAGTGCACTTGAAGAAACATATCTATTTTAATCATCATTCTAGGTATTATGACAAAATTTTTACATCTTTATCCATGAGCATTTAACTAACtagttttccatttttttaaataacgGGATTGctgaattttataaattttgaatttggttcagaataaataaaataatttgcaAATGCTCGTGACACTATGTATGGcgattatgtgatttttatataaTGATTTGACACTTGTGTAACACTAACACGAATTGAAGCATAGTCCTAATCTGATTTTTATGTCGCGATGAGTTGCGCACCACAATCGTTAAGAAAAGTTGCGAACGACAAATAGAAA
This region includes:
- the LOC121789541 gene encoding chloride channel protein CLC-a-like; this translates as MEELNRIAESEAESIERSQQEEIDGFNDPESNDLHQPLLKRNRTLSSSPLAIVGTKVSHIESLDYEINENDLFKHDWRSRSKVQVLQYILMKWLLAFLVGLLTGGIATLINLAVENIAGYKLLAVVKYIDEERYIMGFLVMAGANFFLTLVAALLCVFFAPTAAGPGIPEIKAYLNGIDTPDMFGATTLIVKIIGSIGAVSAGLDLGKEGPLVHIGSCIASLLGQGGPDNYQVKWRWLRYFNNDRDRRDLITCGSSSGVCAAFRAPVGGVLFALEEVATWWRSALLWRTFFSTAVVVVVLRAAIETCKSGYCGLFGHGGLIMFDVSGVEVTYHAADLIPVAVIGVLGGLLGSLYNYTLHKVLKVYNVINKNGKMHKLLLALSVSIFTSVCLYGLPFLAQCRPCDPSLLDSSCPSTGREGNFKQFNCPKGHYNDLATLLLTTNDDAVRNIFSINTASEFNIVSLVIFFALYCVLGLITFGIAVPSGLFLPIILMGSAYGRMLGLAMAPYTKIDQGLYAVLGAASLMAGSMRMTVSLCVIFLELTNNLLLLPITMLVLLISKTVGDCFNPSIYEIILELKGLPFLDANPEPWMRNITVGELADVKPAVVTLSGVERVGRIVEVLKNTTHNGFPVVDSGITINPPLGSSPNGANELHGLILRAHLILALKKKWFLPEPRRTEDWEVWKEFTSIDLAERGTTIQEVTVTKAEMAMYIDLHPLTNMTPYTVVESMSVAKALVLFRQVGLRHMLILPKYQAAGVFPVVGILTRQDLIAHNILDVFPHLSSSKGKKGH